The following coding sequences are from one Eriocheir sinensis breed Jianghai 21 chromosome 13, ASM2467909v1, whole genome shotgun sequence window:
- the LOC126998065 gene encoding collagen alpha-1(XVIII) chain-like isoform X1, protein MSSDMSRNSKIGAGVVVLLVLAVVAVVAVGSAVGWYEEEHPKNLGPPPGQKERLDGGHLKPPTHLETLNEHRKPWRTYEEEKHETQLVDSQTSGLFVPQEEWADEIGTGGGRCACNLSTVVHLVSARIPRGPQGPPGRDGSPSPPGLSGNPGPQGERGLPGRRGEKGERGLVGSSGPEGLQGPKGEPGVDGIIGPVGPQGPPGPPGPPGWTWGDSSSKTVSPGWRHPSNGYQPHLEGVDPEVVPLTPPGRPGPQGPSGTPGEVGPRGPRGYPGPKGDRGYAGQKGQKGEEGPQGPNGRLGNKGTRGPPGVDGLPGTPGLKGQKGDQGPRGHGLQGPKGVPGEKGSQFYSQEEVRTLVLSTLKVYVDTNPTERTNLENLARKIELVMSKGVDGTPGHPGPPGIKGEEGRRGPMGPPGHPGTSGPMGEPGEPGPRGRDGRPGEKGEAGAPGPIMTTNGSIVEVKGQKGDSGQKGEAGIRGLVGPSGPPGPPGMQVGQDRFSLAQDTFDVAGIKGEKGERGLPGPPGPPGNNHATTGRVAYTTGGVYGLMPRPRPRLGQDDYDINDIDDNDHRVGEPGLPGPEGPPGPSGPSGPPGPPGPPGPPGLPGQTSGDPQLMPIPGPPGPPGPAGPPGRSNNPPFSIPHRYDFGFGRAPPPGSTTMHHEGTFRASPPAATVGLGLGSSPPLTFTSRQAMLQAWSQYDRGTLAYVLDDDSLFLRTARGWREVVLGEDLAPQKNPSIPTRPPTATPHNPNVETLPEELATDHSIGSRSWRGEPLTTDTESEEWNLKELRVAALNEPGTGDLHGAGADYTCYRQARTAGLRGTFKALLSGPRHDVASLVRFVDRQQPIINLRGEVVLGSWRDVVAGEGAQFLEQPKIYSFDGRDVMRDPNWPVKYVWHGSNKYGETSHNYNCNAWSSSSSRVFGMASSLASLKLLGQKKVPCDNKLIILCIETSSTLPKRRKRDAESEDMGQDQQPGAWDSLKLEDAAEMDMDGVPLGSDGLEVGVREPVDASLFRVTEGDAESPSGERLPDFAQSVTTSEVEDHIEGYRHGEGHLPLHDRQAKTPMLTDDLYEI, encoded by the exons GAGGAGTGGGCGGACGAGATCGGGACGGGCGGCGGGCGGTGTGCGTGCAACCTGTCCACTGTGGTCCACCTCGTGAGTGCCCGCATCCCCCGAGGACCACAGGGGCCCCCGGGCAGAGACGGCAGCCCCAGCCCCCCAGGCCTCTCG GGTAACCCGGGGCCCCAGGGGGAGAGAGGACTGCCAGGAAGGCGTGGGGAGAAGGGTGAAAGGGGACTCGTCGGCTCCTCGGGACCTGAAGGACTCCAAGGACCTAAAGGAGAGCCAGGAGTGGACGGCATCATTGGACCTGTCGGCCCCCAAGGACCCCCCGGACCCCCTGGCCCCCCTGGATGGACATGGGGGGATTCCTCTTCCAAGACCGTGAGT CCCGGATGGCGGCACCCAAGTAACGGATACCAG ccACATCTTGAAGGAGTCGACCCCGAGGTggttcccctcacccccccaggcCGCCCAGGACCCCAGGGCCCCTCCGGTACCCCAGGTGAAGTGGGTCCCAGGGGTCCCCGTGGGTATCCAGGACCAAAGGGCGACAGAGGGTACGCCGGGCAGAAGGGACAGAAGGGTGAAGAg GGGCCGCAAGGACCCAACGGACGCCTGGGGAACAAAGGGACGCGAGGACCCCCTGGCGTGGACGGTCTCCCGGGCACGCCAGGACTCAAAGGGCAGAAAG GTGACCAGGGACCCCGGGGACACGGGCTACAGGGTCCCAAGGGCGTCCCGGGGGAGAAGGGGAGCCAGTTCTACTCGCAAGAGGAGGTGAGAACGCTGGTGCTCTCAACCCTGAAGGTGTATGTGGACACCAACCCGACGGAGAGAACCAACCTGGAGAACC TGGCGCGGAAGATCGAGCTGGTGATGTCGAAGGGCGTGGACGGGACCCCGGGGCACCCAGGACCACCGGGCatcaagggggaggaggggcgccGAGGACCCATGGGCCCCCCCGGACACCCAGGCACCTCAGGacccatg GGTGAGCCGGGCGAGCCAGGCCCCCGCGGCAGGGACGGGCGGCCAGGCGAGAAGGGCGAGGCGGGAGCACCTGGACCAATCATGACCACCAACGGCAGCATCGTGGAAGTGAAG GGCCAGAAAGGTGACAGTGGGCAGAAGGGGGAGGCGGGCATCAGGGGCCTAGTAGGTCCCTCAGGCCCCCCAGGACCCCCAGGGATGCAGGTGGGCCAAG ACCGCTTCTCGTTGGCTCAGGACACCTTCGACGTGGCGGGAATCAAGGGGGAAAAGGGCGAGCGTGGTCTGCCCGGCCCTCCCGGCCCCCCGGGGAATAACCACGCCACGACGGGCCGTGTCGCCTACACCACTGGAGGCGTCTATGGTCTCATG ccCCGACCCCGCCCCCGCCTCGGCCAGGACGACTACGACATCAACGACATCGACGACAACGATCACAGAGTGGGTGAACCAGGACTGCCAGGACCCGAGGGTCCCCCTGGACCTTCCGGACCTTCCGGCCCACCAGGTCCCCCCGGCCCCCCCGGTCCACCAGGGCTACCCGGCCAGACTAGTGGTGACCCTCAGCTGATGCCAATCCCAGGCCCTCCCGGCCCCCCC GGCCCCGCCGGACCACCAGGGAGGAGCAACAACCCGCCCTTCTCCATCCCTCACAGATATGACTTCG GCTTCGGGCGCGCCCCTCCGCCGGGCTCCACCACCATGCATCACGAGGGCACGTTCAGAGCCTCGCCGCCTGCCGCCACCGTCGGCTTGGGCCTAGGCTCCAGCCCGCCTCTCACCTTCACCTCGCGCCAGGCAATGCTTCAG GCCTGGTCACAGTACGACAGAGGAACACTCGCATACGTGTTGGATGATGATTCGCTGTTTCTCCGCACGGCGAGAGGCTGGAGGGAGGTGGTA CTGGGGGAGGACTTAGCGCCACAAAAAAACCCATCCATCCCCACGCGTCCGCCCACCGCCACGCCGCACAACCCCAACGTGGAGACCCTGCCGGAGGAGCTCGCCACCGACCACAGCATCGGCAGCAGGTCATGG CGGGGCGAACCTCTCACCACAGACACTGAG aGTGAAGAATGGAACTTGAAAGAG CTCCGCGTGGCCGCCCTCAACGAGCCGGGCACGGGAGACCTGCACGGGGCCGGGGCGGACTACACCTGCTACAGACAGGCACGAACGGCGGGGCTACGAGGCACCttcaa agCGCTGTTGTCCGGACCAAGGCACGATGTTGCTTCTCTGGTACGCTTCGTCGACCGCCAGCAACCTATTATCAACCTCAGG GGCGAGGTGGTGCTGGGGTCGTGGCGAGATGTGGTCGCGGGGGAAGGCGCGCAGTTCCTGGAACAACCTAAGATCTACTCGTTTGACGGGCGAGACGTGATGCGAGATCCTAACTG gcctgtTAAGTACGTCTGGCACGGCTCTAACAAGTACGGCGAGACGTCTCACAACTACAACTGCAACGCGTGGTCCAGCTCCTCCTCCAGAGTCTTCGGGATGGCCTCGTCGCTGGCCTCGCTGAAGCTCCTGGGCCAGAAGAAGGTTCCATGCGATAACAAACTCATCATCCTGTGCATCGAGACTTCCAGCACCCTCCCGAAGCGAAGGAAGCGTGACGCGGAGAGTGAAGACATGGGGCAGGATCAGCAGCCAGGTGCATGGGATTCTCTAAAGCTCGAGGACGCGGCAGAGATGGATATGGATGGTGTTCCTCTGGGGAGTGACGGTCTGGAGGTCGGAGTGAGGGAGCCGGTTGATGCTTCTCTCTTCCGTGTGACCGAGGGCGATGCAGAGTCCCCGTCAGGTGAAAGGTTGCCTGACTTCGCCCAATCCGTGACGACCAGTGAAGTTGAGGATCACATTGAAGGGTACAGACACGGGGAGGGACACTTGCCCCTCCACGACAGACAAGCAAAGACGCCGATGCTCACAGACgacttgtatgaaatataa
- the LOC126998065 gene encoding collagen alpha-1(XVIII) chain-like isoform X5 → MSSDMSRNSKIGAGVVVLLVLAVVAVVAVGSAVGWYEEEHPKNLGPPPGQKERLDGGHLKPPTHLETLNEHRKPWRTYEEEKHETQLVDSQTSGLFVPQEEWADEIGTGGGRCACNLSTVVHLVSARIPRGPQGPPGRDGSPSPPGLSGNPGPQGERGLPGRRGEKGERGLVGSSGPEGLQGPKGEPGVDGIIGPVGPQGPPGPPGPPGWTWGDSSSKTPHLEGVDPEVVPLTPPGRPGPQGPSGTPGEVGPRGPRGYPGPKGDRGYAGQKGQKGEEGPQGPNGRLGNKGTRGPPGVDGLPGTPGLKGQKGDQGPRGHGLQGPKGVPGEKGSQFYSQEEVRTLVLSTLKVYVDTNPTERTNLENLARKIELVMSKGVDGTPGHPGPPGIKGEEGRRGPMGPPGHPGTSGPMGEPGEPGPRGRDGRPGEKGEAGAPGPIMTTNGSIVEVKGQKGDSGQKGEAGIRGLVGPSGPPGPPGMQVGQDRFSLAQDTFDVAGIKGEKGERGLPGPPGPPGNNHATTGRVAYTTGGVYGLMPRPRPRLGQDDYDINDIDDNDHRVGEPGLPGPEGPPGPSGPSGPPGPPGPPGPPGLPGQTSGDPQLMPIPGPPGPPGPAGPPGRSNNPPFSIPHRYDFGFGRAPPPGSTTMHHEGTFRASPPAATVGLGLGSSPPLTFTSRQAMLQAWSQYDRGTLAYVLDDDSLFLRTARGWREVVLGEDLAPQKNPSIPTRPPTATPHNPNVETLPEELATDHSIGSRSWRGEPLTTDTESEEWNLKELRVAALNEPGTGDLHGAGADYTCYRQARTAGLRGTFKALLSGPRHDVASLVRFVDRQQPIINLRGEVVLGSWRDVVAGEGAQFLEQPKIYSFDGRDVMRDPNWPVKYVWHGSNKYGETSHNYNCNAWSSSSSRVFGMASSLASLKLLGQKKVPCDNKLIILCIETSSTLPKRRKRDAESEDMGQDQQPGAWDSLKLEDAAEMDMDGVPLGSDGLEVGVREPVDASLFRVTEGDAESPSGERLPDFAQSVTTSEVEDHIEGYRHGEGHLPLHDRQAKTPMLTDDLYEI, encoded by the exons GAGGAGTGGGCGGACGAGATCGGGACGGGCGGCGGGCGGTGTGCGTGCAACCTGTCCACTGTGGTCCACCTCGTGAGTGCCCGCATCCCCCGAGGACCACAGGGGCCCCCGGGCAGAGACGGCAGCCCCAGCCCCCCAGGCCTCTCG GGTAACCCGGGGCCCCAGGGGGAGAGAGGACTGCCAGGAAGGCGTGGGGAGAAGGGTGAAAGGGGACTCGTCGGCTCCTCGGGACCTGAAGGACTCCAAGGACCTAAAGGAGAGCCAGGAGTGGACGGCATCATTGGACCTGTCGGCCCCCAAGGACCCCCCGGACCCCCTGGCCCCCCTGGATGGACATGGGGGGATTCCTCTTCCAAGACC ccACATCTTGAAGGAGTCGACCCCGAGGTggttcccctcacccccccaggcCGCCCAGGACCCCAGGGCCCCTCCGGTACCCCAGGTGAAGTGGGTCCCAGGGGTCCCCGTGGGTATCCAGGACCAAAGGGCGACAGAGGGTACGCCGGGCAGAAGGGACAGAAGGGTGAAGAg GGGCCGCAAGGACCCAACGGACGCCTGGGGAACAAAGGGACGCGAGGACCCCCTGGCGTGGACGGTCTCCCGGGCACGCCAGGACTCAAAGGGCAGAAAG GTGACCAGGGACCCCGGGGACACGGGCTACAGGGTCCCAAGGGCGTCCCGGGGGAGAAGGGGAGCCAGTTCTACTCGCAAGAGGAGGTGAGAACGCTGGTGCTCTCAACCCTGAAGGTGTATGTGGACACCAACCCGACGGAGAGAACCAACCTGGAGAACC TGGCGCGGAAGATCGAGCTGGTGATGTCGAAGGGCGTGGACGGGACCCCGGGGCACCCAGGACCACCGGGCatcaagggggaggaggggcgccGAGGACCCATGGGCCCCCCCGGACACCCAGGCACCTCAGGacccatg GGTGAGCCGGGCGAGCCAGGCCCCCGCGGCAGGGACGGGCGGCCAGGCGAGAAGGGCGAGGCGGGAGCACCTGGACCAATCATGACCACCAACGGCAGCATCGTGGAAGTGAAG GGCCAGAAAGGTGACAGTGGGCAGAAGGGGGAGGCGGGCATCAGGGGCCTAGTAGGTCCCTCAGGCCCCCCAGGACCCCCAGGGATGCAGGTGGGCCAAG ACCGCTTCTCGTTGGCTCAGGACACCTTCGACGTGGCGGGAATCAAGGGGGAAAAGGGCGAGCGTGGTCTGCCCGGCCCTCCCGGCCCCCCGGGGAATAACCACGCCACGACGGGCCGTGTCGCCTACACCACTGGAGGCGTCTATGGTCTCATG ccCCGACCCCGCCCCCGCCTCGGCCAGGACGACTACGACATCAACGACATCGACGACAACGATCACAGAGTGGGTGAACCAGGACTGCCAGGACCCGAGGGTCCCCCTGGACCTTCCGGACCTTCCGGCCCACCAGGTCCCCCCGGCCCCCCCGGTCCACCAGGGCTACCCGGCCAGACTAGTGGTGACCCTCAGCTGATGCCAATCCCAGGCCCTCCCGGCCCCCCC GGCCCCGCCGGACCACCAGGGAGGAGCAACAACCCGCCCTTCTCCATCCCTCACAGATATGACTTCG GCTTCGGGCGCGCCCCTCCGCCGGGCTCCACCACCATGCATCACGAGGGCACGTTCAGAGCCTCGCCGCCTGCCGCCACCGTCGGCTTGGGCCTAGGCTCCAGCCCGCCTCTCACCTTCACCTCGCGCCAGGCAATGCTTCAG GCCTGGTCACAGTACGACAGAGGAACACTCGCATACGTGTTGGATGATGATTCGCTGTTTCTCCGCACGGCGAGAGGCTGGAGGGAGGTGGTA CTGGGGGAGGACTTAGCGCCACAAAAAAACCCATCCATCCCCACGCGTCCGCCCACCGCCACGCCGCACAACCCCAACGTGGAGACCCTGCCGGAGGAGCTCGCCACCGACCACAGCATCGGCAGCAGGTCATGG CGGGGCGAACCTCTCACCACAGACACTGAG aGTGAAGAATGGAACTTGAAAGAG CTCCGCGTGGCCGCCCTCAACGAGCCGGGCACGGGAGACCTGCACGGGGCCGGGGCGGACTACACCTGCTACAGACAGGCACGAACGGCGGGGCTACGAGGCACCttcaa agCGCTGTTGTCCGGACCAAGGCACGATGTTGCTTCTCTGGTACGCTTCGTCGACCGCCAGCAACCTATTATCAACCTCAGG GGCGAGGTGGTGCTGGGGTCGTGGCGAGATGTGGTCGCGGGGGAAGGCGCGCAGTTCCTGGAACAACCTAAGATCTACTCGTTTGACGGGCGAGACGTGATGCGAGATCCTAACTG gcctgtTAAGTACGTCTGGCACGGCTCTAACAAGTACGGCGAGACGTCTCACAACTACAACTGCAACGCGTGGTCCAGCTCCTCCTCCAGAGTCTTCGGGATGGCCTCGTCGCTGGCCTCGCTGAAGCTCCTGGGCCAGAAGAAGGTTCCATGCGATAACAAACTCATCATCCTGTGCATCGAGACTTCCAGCACCCTCCCGAAGCGAAGGAAGCGTGACGCGGAGAGTGAAGACATGGGGCAGGATCAGCAGCCAGGTGCATGGGATTCTCTAAAGCTCGAGGACGCGGCAGAGATGGATATGGATGGTGTTCCTCTGGGGAGTGACGGTCTGGAGGTCGGAGTGAGGGAGCCGGTTGATGCTTCTCTCTTCCGTGTGACCGAGGGCGATGCAGAGTCCCCGTCAGGTGAAAGGTTGCCTGACTTCGCCCAATCCGTGACGACCAGTGAAGTTGAGGATCACATTGAAGGGTACAGACACGGGGAGGGACACTTGCCCCTCCACGACAGACAAGCAAAGACGCCGATGCTCACAGACgacttgtatgaaatataa